The sequence below is a genomic window from Bombus pyrosoma isolate SC7728 linkage group LG9, ASM1482585v1, whole genome shotgun sequence.
tttatctttcgttcAAACGTACTTGATAAGGCTTTATAAACGACTGAACTCGTTTCTTGTAATGCACGTAATCTTTTcgtcgaatgaaaatattatataaactacAATATCAACAAAGAATGCAATTTAAAACTCTGGTAACGCGACCTAACAAGATGGAAAGATCTCGAAAGTAAACAGATTTCGACACGTCTGAAGCTCgagtttaaaatttacaagctCGTCATAATTTAAACGAACCTGGCTCGGATTACAGAAAATGATGCACCTGGCAGGAGTTGATACATCGTGGTCGCGTCGTTTCGTAAGCGCGGGCATTAAGTAGCGGAGGCGCGTCATTAGTCAGACTCGTTCGACCACCGCGCCATGCCGCGTTGTATTCGCTTCGTGCGTTCTGTTCCATCTCTCTCCCATTCCGTGCTATTTTTCTTGCGCGACGAATCATCCCTCGTTTCCACATTCGTTCTAAAATTGTCCTACCTGCTAACAAATCTTCCATAACGAATATCAACTCCTAATTCTATTCCCTCGCTATAATTTACCTTTTTCCTTCGACAtcgtttttatcatttcattcCATTGTTCGATTTTATTTGCTCTTATCCCTTGTTCGGATTttgatatcgatatttcttttttcgaaatgCAGAACTGCAGAAATGCAGAAACCGACGAGCTTAACTTTAACTTTAAAACTTATAACCGTATAATCGTGATAAACGCTATTATAgctgtgaaataattttaattacgttaacTCCTACGTTATGGGAATCATGCGTTTGTTCCTCTCGCCGTTTCTTTCCGTAACGCAGATCTCTTCACGGAATGCTTTGGAAAACCAACATTTGGCGAAAGAAATCGGACAACGAAGAATCTCATCGCGTAGTATAAAAAGAACTCCAAGAATTCCGTGGAGGATATGATTCGTTTCAGAGTACTGGACTATTTTTAACGGACACCTTTTAAACGACTGACTAACTGGTACTTAATGTCAATGCCAGTCGTACAAaatcgtctttttctttttagattaaatttaaaattatctcGTGCATCAGCTAAAatgcgaatttttaatttagacGATAATTGATCATTTTCCATTCGTATCGCAGAGCtggaattttccaaatttattcTGTCCGAATGAACCGGTTGAATTCGGCTTAAAATATTCGCGATTATAACatgtatgaaattattcgGTGCCATATATGGACAGCgaacaaagaagaaaggaagaaagtgaaagaaagaaaatgtgtttAAATCAGCTTAGGGTATCTGCTGTGGAGAGGGACGTTGACTACTTTGCCCCTACCATCGACACGGCCAAATTTAGTTGCCGTCGATCCCAGATTCCAGGTTATTAAAAGTAGGCGTGGTTATGTGCTGGAATAACTGACAAAACGAAGGAGGTAACAGGTGTATAGTGTATTTATACGTTGGTGCGCTTATGCACGTCATCGTGCAAACTACTTCAGCGTCCATCGTCGTTTCAGAAATTTTCTGACTTTCAAATACTTCTACGATGTAAAATCATCGCgatgatttttcaatttccgtttttctttaaaacatatcgtatatttttcattgtatttgcTTTGCTCTTCTGTCGTTGGTATCGTAGGCTCTTAAGCAGTCCTACCTACCCTTTGACACTTGTGTTTTAATCAAGAAACTACCGATactcatattttaaatattatcaaatgagagtaaatattgaaaacgaCATAAATACCGATGACAATGATAAATGTCATTtatctatgtatttatgaaaacGTATAAATGTAGACGTAAAAGATTATCGTATGccgattataaatatttcttcgaatgGTGATAATTATTAACTAGTAAGAGgtaagaaagaaacgatatcagaaataaagaaaaggatCGAGgctcgataaattattaattaacttggATAAAACGTTGACTTTCATTCgttttcgtaaatattaaataaaattatttggaaaaaattttttgCTTCGTGATACCGTAATATTTCTTCGTAGTCGTTATTCGCATTTCCTTCTTCTGAAATTGAAATAGGATTACTTTCCACTTGTTCATTTTTAATCGGCCAGTTTGCAACAGTCTGTCGAATTCCCACGTGGACTTTCTTGTCTATTTCGAATTTGATTTaccgatatttttttattataaaattaatattagaaacaaATACGATACAATAATTAGTCCTAAGCACATAAAATTAGTTAAACGCGATATTACGATTAACTATTAAACGATATGCaccttaatttttaatctcatAGCctactattaaatataaatgcaattgaaattaaatcaaatcATATTGTATGatactatatttataatatgttaatCCTGATTTACTCTACGTaaacaaagaagaattatCTTTAGAGCAGAgattgatttaaaataaatattgttaatttacaactatttcgataaaataattagaaagatTTATGAAGAGATATCTCGTAACTCAGACAGAAATTGAAAGGAGCAAACACGTGCAGCtcggaataaaaagaaactaattgAACGATATAAAGCGAAATACACGTGCATATAGAGTGCATATGGCATTGGTAAAGATAAAAGTATCCTTATATTACAGGATCTGAATGACAGattcaaagaagaagaagatgccAGGAACAATCTCTTCcaaaataagaagaaactcGAACAAGAAGTGGCAGGTCTAAAGAAAGACATTGAGGACCTCGAGCTTAACCTACAGAAATCAGAGCAAGATAAGGCGACGAAGGACCACCAGATCCGCAATTTGAACGACGAGATTGCTCATCAAGACGAACTTATCAATAAAttgaacaaagagaaaaagaatcaaGGTGAAGTTAATCAGAAAACTGCCGAAGAGCTTCAAGCTGCCGAGGATAAAGTCAATCACTTGAACAAAGTCAAAGTCAAACTCGAACACACTCTTGACGAACTCGAAGATTCCCTCGAACGTGAAAAGAAATCACGGTTAGTACAATGTACTAAACTGTACTAAACTATACTACActaagtatatgtatatgtatataataatcataatactTGCAATTCACGCAGACTCGTATGCTatctaaatacatatatatatatatatatatatatatatatatatatatttatttatttatttatttatttatttatttataaatgtttaacatTACAGTGCCGACGTAGAGAAAGCTAAACGAAAGGTGGAAGGTGATTTAAAACTTACACAGGAAGCTGTTGCTGACCTCGAGAGAAATAAGAAGGAACTCGAACAAACCATTCAACGTAAGGACAAGGAATTATCGTCTTTGACCGCTAAACTTGAAGACGAACAGTCGTTAGTAGGCAAATTACAGAAACAAATTAAGGAATTACAAGCCCGTATCGAAGAACTGGAAGAAGAGGTTAgcctgaaaaaagaaacatatatatgttgCCAATCTTACTGATAAAATTGCTTAACAATTGTCGATGCGATAAATTTGTCTGCACCTCCCGTACAGATCGAAGCTGAGCGTGGTTCTCGCGTGAAAGCTGAGAAACAACGCAGTGACTTGGCACGAGAACTCGAAGAACTTGGTGAACGTCTCGAGGAAGCTGGAGGTGCCACCTCTGCTCAAATTGAGCTCAACAAGAAGAGAGAAGCCGAACTTAGCAAGCTGCGCAGAGACCTCGAGGAAGCTAACATTCAACACGAAGCCACTCTTGCAAGTTTACGCAAAAAACACAACGATGCCGTTGCCGAAATGGGAGAACAAATTGATACGCTTAACAAACTCAAGGCCAGGTAAGATAGGaatatcaatttaatcgatagaatcgttttgaaaagaaatcttAGCAGTTCTGAAAATTTTCACCGATAAAACTTGcacttttatcgaaaaagtTAACTTCCgattaaagataaagaaatttgaaaaggtaaaatgatttaaatcAAGAATCGGGGatataatgaaatgttttcGATAGAGCTGAAAAGGGTCGTCATGATATCCATGCCGAGCTGAACAATTCCCGTGCCGCGACGGATCAGGTTTCGAGGGAAAAGGTACACGCttaagaaacaaagagaatGTCCATATGATTTGTCCACATTTGTTTTCAGAATTACATTTCTCACCGTTACCACTGTCACgttattggatatttttaatctatgTTCAAACTTACCACACGATATCGAAATTATCGTCTAGTCGTTCCCGAATgagtttgaagaaaaatgtttcactatttgtttatttctccGGTGGTTGTGTTCTCCTTTAAccttatatttgattttttagaATGTTGTCTCTAATGGAGTATCTTTCAAACCGTACACGTTTTGTAATGTTACGATTACACCGTTCGTCGTACTGACTCTAATTTTTCCTGGTCGTGTCCTAAATACTAATTACCAATTTCGCGTGTctgttttcatgaaaattagAGTTGAAAAGGACAAGGTTCAATACTTCAGCGAATTAAACGACATGCGCGCGTCGGTAGATCAACTAAGCAACGAGAAGGTAAGAATCGTTCGTCGAAAAAATCTCTAGGATCCAGCAGCAAACTAACGCAACTAACAGCTTTGTTAGGCAGCTCGAAACAGTTTGAGAAACGGAAACGGCGAACGTGCGACGTTTGCGATTACCATGATGAACGTGTTTATGTGTACCTTACGTCGTCGTGGTCGAAAGTATGTCCAGCTTGCAAAGCTTGTTCCCCGTGTGTACCTCCCTCTTCCAAGCTTCTTTTCTTCACTTTtggacaattatttaatttacacaTTGTTctcatgtatatgtatacatgtaccgcgtattagaaaattattcacacGCAAAACAGTCGACTCGATGAAAagtatatcgataattttgtGACACGGAATCAGAAAACGAAGTAATTGATAACTGTTAGAccgtatttctttttactgaaaataaaactaaaaatttttcgttagaTTCTCAATCGTGCGAATAATTTTGTGACTCTTGCAATGTTCGCATCGATCGGCTGTCGAATTAGTGTAAATTGTTCCAAAAGTGAATTcacttgaaaataataaaacaatttgtcTGATACAACTATCGAAATCGGTGACAGGCTGCCCAAGAGAAGATCGTGAAACAATTGCAACACCAATTAAACGAAACCCAAGGAAAATTGGAGGAAGTGAACCGTACTCTGAATGACTTCGATGCTGCGAAGAAGAAACTGTCGATCGAAAACAGTGATCTGCTACGACAATTAGAGGAAGCCGAATCGCAAGTTAGTCAGCTTTCGAAGATCAAGATTTCACTGACAACGCAGCTCGAAGACACGAAACGATTGGCTGATGAAGAATCGAGAGAACGCGCTACTCTCCTTGGCAAATTCCGCAACTTGGAACACGATTTGGATAACATTCGCGAACAAGTGGAAGAGGAAGCCGAAGGTAAAGCGGATCTTCAGAGGCAACTTAGTAAGGCAAACGCCGAGGCACAATTATGGCGCACGAAATACGAATCCGAGGGCGTTGCGAGAGCGGAAGAACTCGAGGAAGCTAAGAGGAAGCTGCAGGCACGGTTAGCCGAAGCGGAGGAAACCATCGAATCCCTCAACCAAAAGGTTATCGCCCTCGAGAAGACGAAACAGAGATTGTCGACGGAAGTAGAGGACTTACAGATCGAAGTGGATCGCGCAACCGCGATCGCCAACGCCGccgaaaagaaacagaaggcCTTCGATAAGATTATTGGCGAATGGAAACTCAAAGTGGACGATCTCGCTGCCGAACTCGATGCCAGTCAGAAGGAATGCCGCAATTACAGCACGGAATTGTTTAGGCTCAGAGGTACTCATCtacttttttccattttcaaattgcttAAGAATTCTTGTTTACacattttttctataatattaatatatccgTATAGGTGCGTACGAAGAAGGTCAGGAACAGTTGGAAGCAGTGCGTCGCGAGAACAAAAATCTCGCCGACGAAGTAAAAGACCTCTTGGATCAAATTGGCGAAGGTGGACGCAATATTCACGAGATTGAAAAAGCCAGAAAGCGCCTGGAGGCTGAAAAGGATGAACTACAAGCCGCTCTGGAAGAAGCTGAGGCCGCTTTGGAACAAGAAGAGAACAAAGTATTGCGCAGTCAACTTGAACTGAGTCAAGTCAGACAAGAAATCGACCGACGTATCcaggagaaggaagaggaattCGAAAATACCAGAAAGAATCACCAACGTGCTCTCGACTCTATGCAAGCATCGCTCGAAGCTGAAGCTAAGGTTCGTAAAAAGTCGGAAAAATCTCTTTGAAACGGTTACTAGATCATTTATAAAAACGGTAGGagtaaaatttcgtaatatgTTGTGAAGCTTCCTCGAGGCAAACatgatatatatttgatgaaaCTTTTCAGGGCAAGGCCGAGGCTTTGCGCATGAAGAAGAAACTGGAAGCAGATATAAACGAATTGGAGATCGCCCTGGATCATGCGAACAAAGCGAATGCCGAAGCTCAAAAGAACATCAAGAGATACCAACAGCAGCTGAAGGATGTCCAGACCGCGCTCGAAGAAGAACAACGAGCTCGCGACGAAGCGAGAGAACTTCTTGGAATTTCGGAACGCCGGGCGAACGCACTTCAGAACGAACTCGAAGAAAGCCGCACTCTTCTCGAACAAGCGGACCGCGGACGTCGCCAGGCTGAACAAGAATTGGCCGACTGCCACGAGCAACTCAATGAACTAGGTGCCCAGAACGCTTCCATCTCTGCTGCCAAGAGGAAACTCGAGGCTGAGCTGCAAACCCTTCACGTGAGCATTCTTATCCTTCTATtcgattttgatttttcacatttacatatttattttagaaaagctccaacaaaatattcgaaaaaggCGACAAATCCGAATGAGActcgtatttattttgttttcagtCTGACTTGGACGAATTGTTGAACGAAGCAAAGAACTCTGAGGAGAAAGCAAAGAAAGCCATGGTTGATGCCGCCAGATTAGCCGACGAACTTCGAGCCGAGCAAGATCATGCTCAAACGCAAGAGAAGCTTCGCAAAGCACTCGAAACTCAGATCAAGGAACTCCAGGTGCGTCTCGACGAAGCTGAAGCGAATGCCCTGAAAGGTGGTAAGAAGGCAATTCAAAAACTCGAACAACGTGTTCGTGAATTGGAGAACGAACTTGATGGAGAACAGAGGAGACACGCTGACGCTCAGAAGAACCTTCGCAAGTCCGAACGTCGCATCAAGGAACTCAGCTTCCAGGTACGagttcgatatatatatatatatatatcgatatataatacaatgtacaataataataattgcgtTATCGAGATTTTCAGCGATAGCTTATTCTAAATCTATAAATGTTTAGGCTGATGAGGACCGCAAGAATCATGAGCGCATGCAAGACCTTGTCGATAAGCTTCAACAGAAAATCAAGACCTACAAGAGGCAGATCGAGGAAGCTGAAGAAATCGCTGCTTTGAATCTCGCGAAATTCCGCAAAGCGCAACAAGAGCTCGAGGAGGCAGAGGAAAGGGCGGACCTGGCTGAACAGGCAATTACCAAGTTCCGTACTAAAGGACGCGGAGGAAGTGCTGCGCGCGGACTGAGCCCAGCGGTAAGCAAATATTCAATTACtaccatttcttttattctcttcgttcaatttcctacattttcttttcgtatcgtatttcaaaatgatacttttcttcctttttttctttttacattttttgatttaacaattaatttcttttgtaataatataaggTTTAATATAActtgattatataatatttgaaaaaatattcgattacaAATTTTCCGAGAAATTCTATGATACGTGTGCTatgaaaatagattaaaatgaaaaatggagATTTACGTTATCAGCTACGtagacgaagaaaagagaaattttcgtAGAATAGCAGTAGGATCTCTTTTCCGTGTAGCAATCTCTTATTAAAATGTATCGAGCTACGTGTATATTCCGCAGGATATGTGAAAATctcgattttataaaaatcaatacgGCATAGTAAATGGCACAGGATTTCCAAGTTGGCGATCGAGAacgaaatttcctataaaacgagaagaaaaagttgcgtagaaagaaaagagaataacTATTGCGTACAAAGAAAAGTAGAGATTGCGGCAATTATCTCTAATTGTAAATCTGTATGTCCCTGTATAGCCCCAACAGAAGGCCCGTAAGGCGCCCTCCGCAATGGAGTAAAGAGTACCGCGCCGGTCCATGTAAGTTTGTGCACGTGTCATAAGCACGTGTGTGTGTCGACACATGGAAAAGCACAATAATCGCAAGATAGCAATTATACATAGACAGAATTATTCCGAATCCCCAATCCGCCGATCGTCAATGTCTTATTTTCTTGAACCTGTGTGAAAAGCTGATAACACTTGACGGGGGCATACCTTACGAGTATGAAGCTTGCTCCTAGTCATTGATTAACGTTGTGTATTACCTATCCCAAACAAATTCATGATAGTTCACGAACGGATCACTGTACCGATCCCTCTGTTATGATATAGAATATAGACGAATCGTTGCTTGGTTAGTGACTGGTTAGTTACATGTGAATAGATTTGTTTGCGTATATTTTTCGTTAGACATTAGACGGATGAAAGACCCGACGCGGTGTAAAGACATAACTCCATCGATCGTTTTTCGTTGTTAATTCCGATTTTCGACATAATTATTGCTAGATACTTAGATTAGTTCTTGCAATTAGTCGATGTATCATCCACTTTGTGATTCTTTTCACGAAACTAAGCAGACAAAATCATTCCAACTGTCTAAGAGAGGTATTACGACCCTCGATTCATATCCCATTGTTGTCTTTCAATTGTCAACACCAATGATGTGCGATAAACACGCAGAATGAATGAGAAGGACACAAAGAACGtgtctaaatatttatctccaaaaaatgttttctttttttttgaatGCATACAGCGATACTAGATCCTGGTGAAGGATGGGATTAGGGATGGAATTAAAGACTTATGGTATTCATTTATAAACTGGCATTGCGATATCGTAGCGTTAGAAacgatataatatcaaattaacaagaaacaaattattctcTACCTTTTAGTAAAAGACAGAAATCGTGAGTCTGCAATTCGCAAGATTTCATATCGTTTAAAACGTATTCGGTTTTGTTACTGTTATACCAAAGATACgccaaataaaaataaaaacttcgAACTTGATCCCATCGCTAAAAGCCGAAAAACACTTTCCCGGAAACAACTTGTGTTGTTCGAAAGCATCTCGACCAGAAACGTATCGCgtgaaaattttgttgttaatCGCGAGAACAGAAATAAACATGCTTTCGAACAAATTCGCTGATCTATGATTAACAGCGATCACAGAAATaccgaatgaaaataataatacttcttttggaatttttcagcCACACCGACCTGCGTTCAAACCCCAATTGGATGGTTCCGCATTCCCGCCACGCTTCGACCTGCAGCCCGATGGTGAACTGTAAAAATCTATACGACAACGATATACTTGTTACAAACACGATCGTAACAGCTTAACGTATGAATTGATCGCAACCGGCGAACTTTCATCGTGTCATCTCACTCAAATAACTCATCCCATCGTCTTCATACCTACGCACATACACCTTCATActaaaagtaaagaaagtaTCCTCAGATCTTTACTACTTTCGTGTTGACACGAGAATGTCCGTGCTTGGTCTCATCTTGCCAGCTtcgagataaaaatagaaaagggaagattacaaaaaattggaaatttttctttcgacatTGTAGTTCTAATTCTACCATATTTGATTGTTAATTGGCAAAAGAAATCGGCAATACAATAGACGTGGAGGAGAGATTAACCTTCACCACTCGCGCTGACGGTcgaggaaagagagagtgaAAGAGTGAAAGTGGAAGAGTAAGAGAGAAAACGTGAGAAAGGAAAGGTGCGAGCGAGCGgttgaaatgaaaaacgagAGCCAGctcgaaatttcaaacgttGTATTATGAACACGTggcagaaaagaaaagtatgtGCAATACTGGCATACGCGCGTATCAAGCGGACGAATCGATAAATAGATACGATGTACACATTACAGAAAcggaacgataaaaaaaagaacaagattacatgttataaaaaaataaacaataaataaaaatataacgctAGTCACGGATTTGAACGTCAGCGCGCATTATTATATACGTCATCGAAATGATAATCCTATCCTATAaagttaattgtaatttataaagagAGCCgaagtatgtatttattaaaataaataagcaataaataaaattaagaaccAATCGCAATATTTGTCATTTCATATACTCTACCCTTCTaatcgtttataattttttagaatttttagaatctttTAATCATCACCTCATAATTCGTTTCTTGCCATATCGTCTGCGTTGCAGCAAATACTAAcaactttctttcattttataccgTTGATTTTCATTCGCTTCCAGGTACGTATATACCtatctgtaatttttctttcatttcctttgTATTCGTCATAAAAGTCCACATACGCCCCTTATAtgcgtataaaatatcgtaataaaaacaTTAGCTCTACGAATCCTTTTGGCACATTAAGGCACACGTTGCTAGAATTTAACACAACTTATTCACTTTCACCTTTAATAGgaggaaaaaagtaaaagtgtataaaatacaatgtatTACCAAAATTGCATGCACCTGTTATACCTAtatgaaatcataaaaataacgtgcttaataattataataatattttctggGGCACCTACGTGAACATCAATAATTCCTTGACGTCGAAAAAATGTAAGGTTCTGCCATTTCTGACGCAATTCTATCCCAAGATCTTTGTTAGTTAGATGCTTTGagtttttaattccttttagGAAAACATTAATGACAATTGTATCGCTATGTAGGTATAAATGATATTGTGACAAAGt
It includes:
- the LOC122570690 gene encoding myosin heavy chain, muscle isoform X14, which translates into the protein MPKPKPQEGEDPDPTPYLFVSLEQKRIDQTKPYDAKKACWVPDEKEGYVLGEIKATKGDIVSVTLPGGESKDFKKDQLQQVNPPKYEKAEDMSNLTYLNDASVLHNLKQRYYAKLIYTYSGLFCVAINPYKRFPVYTHRCAKLYRGKRRNEVPPHIFAISDGAYVNMLTNSENQSMLITGESGAGKTENTKKVIAYFATVGASTKKSDDTSQKKGSLEDQVVQTNPVLEAFGNAKTVRNDNSSRFGKFIRIHFGPTGKLAGADIETYLLEKARVISQQALERSYHIFYQMMSGSVPGLKDMCLLSDNIYDYVNVSQGKITIPNVDDGEECTLTDQAFDVLGFTQEEKNDIYKITAAVMHMGGMKFKQRGREEQAEADGTEEGERVAKLLGCDCADLYKNLLKPRIKVGNEFVTQGRNKDQVAYSVGAMSKAMFDRLFKWLVKKCNETLDTQQKRQHFIGVLDIAGFEIFDYNGFEQLCINFTNEKLQQFFNHHMFVLEQEEYKKEGIVWQFIDFGMDLAACIELIEKPMGILSILEEESMFPKATDKTFEEKLNNNHLGKSPNFLKPKPPKPGQQAAHFAIGHYAGNVPYNITGWLEKNKDPLNDTVVDQFKKSSNKLLIEIFADHPGQSGDAGGGGGAKGGRGKKGGGFSTVSSSYREQLNNLMTTLRATQPHFVRCIIPNEMKQPGVIDSHLVMHQLTCNGVLEGIRICRKGFPNRMVYPDFKLRYMILAPAAMASESDPKKAAQKCFDEIGLDPENYRIGHTKVFFRAGVLGQMEELRDERLSKIVSWMQAYIRGYLSRKDYKKLQDQRLALVVVQRNLRKYLQIRTWPWWKLWQKVKPLLNVTRIEDELAALEEKARKAQEAFEKEEKLRKELEEQNTKLVSERNALQRQLDGEKGSLSEYMEKSLKLAAQKADIESQLQDLNDRFKEEEDARNNLFQNKKKLEQEVAGLKKDIEDLELNLQKSEQDKATKDHQIRNLNDEIAHQDELINKLNKEKKNQGEVNQKTAEELQAAEDKVNHLNKVKVKLEHTLDELEDSLEREKKSRADVEKAKRKVEGDLKLTQEAVADLERNKKELEQTIQRKDKELSSLTAKLEDEQSLVGKLQKQIKELQARIEELEEEIEAERGSRVKAEKQRSDLARELEELGERLEEAGGATSAQIELNKKREAELSKLRRDLEEANIQHEATLASLRKKHNDAVAEMGEQIDTLNKLKARVEKDKVQYFSELNDMRASVDQLSNEKAAQEKIVKQLQHQLNETQGKLEEVNRTLNDFDAAKKKLSIENSDLLRQLEEAESQVSQLSKIKISLTTQLEDTKRLADEESRERATLLGKFRNLEHDLDNIREQVEEEAEGKADLQRQLSKANAEAQLWRTKYESEGVARAEELEEAKRKLQARLAEAEETIESLNQKVIALEKTKQRLSTEVEDLQIEVDRATAIANAAEKKQKAFDKIIGEWKLKVDDLAAELDASQKECRNYSTELFRLRGAYEEGQEQLEAVRRENKNLADEVKDLLDQIGEGGRNIHEIEKARKRLEAEKDELQAALEEAEAALEQEENKVLRSQLELSQVRQEIDRRIQEKEEEFENTRKNHQRALDSMQASLEAEAKGKAEALRMKKKLEADINELEIALDHANKANAEAQKNIKRYQQQLKDVQTALEEEQRARDEARELLGISERRANALQNELEESRTLLEQADRGRRQAEQELADCHEQLNELGAQNASISAAKRKLEAELQTLHSDLDELLNEAKNSEEKAKKAMVDAARLADELRAEQDHAQTQEKLRKALETQIKELQVRLDEAEANALKGGKKAIQKLEQRVRELENELDGEQRRHADAQKNLRKSERRIKELSFQADEDRKNHERMQDLVDKLQQKIKTYKRQIEEAEEIAALNLAKFRKAQQELEEAEERADLAEQAITKFRTKGRGGSAARGLSPAPHRPAFKPQLDGSAFPPRFDLQPDGEL